A single Fimbriimonadia bacterium DNA region contains:
- a CDS encoding Ni/Fe hydrogenase subunit alpha, whose product MKTISIDPITRLEGHGKIEIFLDDNGEVANAYVQIPELRGFEKFCEGRAVEEVAHITPRICGVCPEAHHMAGMKTLDAVFKVEPTSTAKKLRRLLYNSFFVSDHTTHFYILAGPDFVVGPDAPVAERNILGVIAKVGLETGGEVIKRRRECNHIVEMLAGRQVHPICGLPGGVSKGLNAEEIAEAKQIAANSLEFAKFSIQLFHDMVLGNTAYKDLILSDMYAHKTYYMGLVDDQNRADFYDGKVRVVDPDGNEFAKFPASEYLEHIGEHVEPWSYLKFPYLKKIGWKGFVEGKDSGIYRTAPLARINASEAMATPLANAELQKFRETLGRTVHATLATHWARLIELMQAAEAMVELTNDPEIGSDDLRNRDLGTPGEGVGIVEAPRGTLIHHYISDENGIAQKVNLIVGTTHNNAPICMSIKRAAQGLIHKNGEISEGTLNKVEMAFRAYDPCFGCATHAIGQTPLIVTVYAPDGSVVAQGRQDPQ is encoded by the coding sequence ATGAAAACCATATCCATCGATCCCATCACCCGCCTCGAGGGACACGGCAAGATCGAGATTTTCCTCGACGACAATGGCGAGGTCGCAAACGCCTACGTGCAGATCCCGGAGCTGCGTGGCTTCGAGAAGTTCTGCGAGGGACGCGCGGTGGAAGAGGTCGCACACATCACCCCTCGCATCTGCGGCGTGTGCCCAGAAGCCCATCACATGGCTGGCATGAAGACGCTGGACGCGGTGTTCAAAGTCGAGCCTACCTCGACAGCGAAGAAGCTGCGCCGATTGCTTTACAACTCCTTCTTCGTCTCTGACCATACCACCCACTTCTACATCCTCGCCGGGCCGGACTTCGTGGTGGGCCCCGACGCGCCGGTAGCCGAGCGAAACATTCTCGGTGTCATCGCGAAGGTCGGCCTCGAAACCGGCGGCGAGGTGATCAAACGACGCAGGGAGTGCAACCACATCGTGGAGATGCTTGCAGGGCGCCAGGTACACCCAATCTGTGGCCTCCCAGGCGGTGTGTCGAAGGGGCTGAACGCCGAAGAGATAGCAGAAGCCAAGCAGATCGCCGCGAACTCGTTGGAGTTCGCAAAGTTCTCGATCCAGCTATTCCATGACATGGTATTGGGGAACACCGCCTATAAAGATCTAATCCTGAGCGACATGTACGCTCACAAGACCTACTACATGGGTCTGGTTGACGATCAGAACCGCGCCGACTTCTACGATGGTAAGGTGCGTGTGGTCGATCCTGACGGCAACGAGTTCGCGAAGTTCCCTGCCTCGGAGTACCTGGAGCACATCGGTGAGCACGTGGAGCCGTGGAGCTACCTGAAGTTCCCTTACCTGAAGAAGATTGGATGGAAGGGTTTCGTCGAAGGTAAGGACAGCGGCATCTATCGCACGGCACCACTAGCACGCATCAACGCATCCGAGGCGATGGCAACCCCGCTCGCCAACGCTGAGTTGCAAAAGTTCCGCGAGACGTTGGGCAGGACGGTTCACGCGACGCTTGCCACTCACTGGGCTCGCCTGATCGAGCTGATGCAGGCGGCCGAAGCTATGGTGGAACTGACCAACGATCCGGAGATCGGCTCCGATGACTTGCGCAACCGCGACCTCGGCACCCCGGGCGAGGGGGTCGGAATCGTGGAGGCTCCCCGTGGCACCTTGATCCACCACTACATCTCCGATGAGAACGGCATCGCGCAGAAGGTCAACCTGATCGTGGGAACCACTCACAACAACGCCCCCATCTGCATGTCCATCAAGCGCGCAGCCCAGGGCCTGATCCACAAGAACGGCGAGATCTCGGAGGGAACGCTGAACAAAGTGGAGATGGCCTTCCGCGCCTACGATCCATGCTTCGGATGTGCGACGCACGCGATTGGCCAGACCCCGCTCATCGTCACGGTATACGCGCCGGATGGCAGCGTGGTGGCGCAGGGCAGACAGGACCCACAATGA
- a CDS encoding hydrogenase maturation protease has protein sequence MITRIVGLGNDLLSDDAVGLEVARLVRQKLGHRDDIEFRESPVGGLRVLDDLLGCDRVVLLDAVVSSRLAPGTVGVWRWDEEAETFVPYNEWGVTLPLDDDRCLGRRYHSTHDTDVASSLGLARKLGLPVPSSAFLVGVVVREVFEFGIGLDPAVATGRDRAAELVIRALVAERQRVPA, from the coding sequence ATGATCACACGCATCGTCGGACTCGGAAACGACCTCCTATCCGACGATGCCGTCGGTCTCGAGGTGGCACGCCTCGTTAGGCAGAAACTAGGCCACCGCGATGACATAGAATTTCGGGAGTCGCCTGTTGGGGGGCTGCGCGTGCTCGACGACCTGCTGGGTTGTGACCGCGTGGTGCTCTTGGACGCCGTCGTGTCCAGCCGATTGGCGCCCGGGACTGTCGGGGTGTGGCGATGGGACGAGGAAGCCGAAACTTTCGTACCCTATAATGAATGGGGCGTAACGTTGCCGCTAGACGACGACCGGTGCTTGGGCCGCCGCTATCACAGTACTCACGACACGGATGTGGCCTCGTCGCTGGGTCTGGCAAGGAAACTCGGGCTGCCGGTTCCGAGTTCGGCGTTCCTGGTCGGCGTCGTAGTGCGCGAAGTTTTCGAGTTCGGTATCGGCCTGGACCCGGCGGTGGCAACAGGGCGAGATCGTGCGGCGGAGTTAGTGATTCGAGCGCTTGTAGCCGAGCGCCAGAGGGTACCGGCCTGA
- the hypF gene encoding carbamoyltransferase HypF, translating to MGGRLLQGVSLRITGIVQGVGFRPHVYRLATELGLSGQVWNDTAGASVELFGPPEKIEEFVEALTKHPPPLARLDRVERRALPGEGPSGFRIVESRDDAVRTCLVSPDVAVCDDCLREMLDAEDPRYEYPYINCTNCGPRFTIIRDLPYDRPKTTMAAFPMCEMCERQYHDPADRRFHAQPVACPVCGPTVRLGSLDGIVAIREAARLLRGGSVLAIKGIGGYHLACDARNEEAVQVLRQRKGREEKPLAVMAPSLGVAEQNVAPTDAERELLLSTARPIVLIQRSTACNLAPSIAPGNPRIGVMLPYTPLHHLLFREGAPDVLVMTSGNVSEEPIAFTEEQAFERLSGIADAFLTGDRPIHTRCDDSVVHVVDGGPSFLRRSRGYVPLPIELPFSVHGVLAVGGELKNTFAIGRDSSAFVSHHIGDLKNVEEYDAFRLGVEQFEALAEVEPTTLACDMHPLYLSGGYARRRDMPVIEVQHHHAHIASVMAEHGLPNEPVIGVAFDGTGYGPDGTVWGAEFLIANYTDFTRALHFAPIPLPGGDAAIKQNWKSAAAYLAGLMDEDEAVRLLLNQEAAPERDIRTVLRLIRRGTNCIPAASAGRLFDAVASLLGMRQRDSFEGQGAMELEALGTQVAPEGAYMYTKVADSLEMASVVEGVLADLGAGVPRELIAAKFHETLARCIASECFALSEAYGIRTVCLSGGTFQNRLLTERTLNLLRDRGLKPLINRQVPANDGGICLGQIAVAAWRMGLCA from the coding sequence ATGGGGGGACGTTTGCTCCAGGGCGTTAGTTTGCGAATCACGGGCATCGTTCAAGGTGTCGGTTTTCGGCCGCACGTTTATCGGCTCGCTACCGAACTGGGGCTGAGTGGCCAAGTGTGGAACGACACCGCAGGTGCTTCGGTCGAGCTGTTCGGCCCGCCCGAGAAGATTGAGGAGTTCGTGGAGGCTCTGACCAAGCATCCTCCTCCTTTGGCGCGCTTGGACCGGGTGGAGCGGAGGGCCCTCCCAGGCGAGGGCCCATCCGGCTTTCGCATCGTCGAGAGCAGAGACGACGCTGTTCGAACTTGTTTGGTATCGCCGGATGTAGCCGTCTGCGACGACTGCCTGCGAGAGATGCTGGACGCCGAGGACCCGCGATACGAGTACCCGTACATCAATTGCACCAACTGCGGGCCGCGCTTTACCATCATCCGAGACCTACCCTACGACCGGCCGAAAACCACGATGGCTGCCTTCCCCATGTGCGAGATGTGCGAGCGGCAATACCACGACCCGGCCGACCGCAGGTTTCACGCACAACCGGTTGCTTGCCCCGTCTGCGGTCCAACCGTTCGACTGGGCTCACTCGACGGCATTGTCGCGATACGTGAAGCTGCACGGCTGCTGCGTGGAGGCTCGGTGCTGGCGATCAAGGGCATCGGCGGGTACCACCTCGCTTGCGATGCGCGAAACGAAGAGGCGGTTCAGGTGCTCCGGCAGCGGAAGGGTCGTGAGGAGAAGCCGCTGGCTGTGATGGCGCCTTCGCTCGGGGTTGCGGAGCAGAACGTGGCCCCCACAGATGCCGAGCGCGAGTTGCTGCTGTCTACGGCACGCCCCATCGTGCTCATCCAGCGCTCGACGGCTTGCAACCTCGCGCCATCCATCGCACCGGGCAACCCCAGAATCGGCGTGATGCTTCCATACACTCCTTTGCACCACCTGCTTTTCCGGGAAGGCGCGCCGGACGTACTGGTGATGACGAGTGGCAATGTCAGCGAGGAGCCCATCGCTTTCACGGAAGAGCAAGCGTTCGAACGTCTCTCGGGCATTGCCGACGCCTTCCTTACAGGTGATCGCCCCATCCACACGCGATGTGACGACTCGGTGGTGCATGTGGTGGACGGAGGACCGAGCTTCTTGCGTCGCTCCCGTGGCTACGTCCCGCTACCCATCGAACTTCCCTTCTCGGTGCATGGCGTGCTTGCGGTGGGGGGCGAGTTGAAGAACACCTTCGCAATCGGGCGTGACAGCTCCGCCTTTGTCAGCCACCACATCGGCGACCTGAAGAACGTGGAGGAGTACGATGCGTTCCGTCTAGGAGTCGAGCAGTTCGAGGCACTCGCCGAAGTTGAACCAACCACGTTGGCTTGCGACATGCATCCTCTCTATCTCTCCGGCGGCTATGCGCGCCGGCGTGATATGCCGGTTATCGAGGTCCAGCATCACCACGCGCATATCGCCTCGGTGATGGCGGAGCACGGATTGCCTAACGAGCCGGTGATCGGCGTGGCGTTCGACGGCACGGGCTACGGGCCGGATGGCACGGTGTGGGGGGCCGAGTTCCTAATTGCGAACTACACGGACTTCACCCGCGCTTTGCACTTCGCACCCATCCCGCTGCCTGGTGGGGATGCTGCGATCAAGCAGAACTGGAAGTCGGCTGCGGCCTACCTCGCTGGGCTGATGGACGAGGACGAAGCCGTGAGGCTGCTGCTAAACCAAGAGGCAGCGCCGGAACGAGATATCCGCACCGTACTTCGGCTGATCCGTCGAGGCACAAACTGCATACCCGCTGCGAGCGCGGGGCGGCTCTTCGATGCTGTGGCCTCGCTACTGGGCATGCGTCAGCGCGACTCCTTCGAGGGGCAGGGCGCGATGGAGTTGGAGGCGCTGGGCACACAGGTCGCTCCAGAGGGCGCATACATGTATACTAAAGTTGCAGATTCGCTGGAGATGGCTTCTGTCGTCGAGGGTGTCCTAGCAGATCTCGGCGCAGGAGTACCCAGAGAGTTGATTGCGGCCAAGTTTCACGAGACATTGGCGCGGTGCATCGCTTCTGAGTGCTTTGCGCTATCGGAGGCATATGGAATTCGTACCGTCTGTCTCTCCGGGGGCACCTTCCAAAACCGGCTGCTTACGGAGAGAACGTTGAACCTATTGCGTGACCGTGGCCTAAAGCCGCTAATCAATCGCCAAGTGCCGGCCAACGATGGGGGCATCTGCTTAGGTCAGATCGCGGTGGCTGCATGGAGGATGGGGCTATGTGCTTAG
- a CDS encoding HypC/HybG/HupF family hydrogenase formation chaperone — protein MCLAVPGKVLEKDGMDVTVDFGGTRRRARADLTPDIVVGEYALVHAGFVIQKLDAAEAERTLEYLREMGEHAPD, from the coding sequence ATGTGCTTAGCCGTTCCGGGAAAGGTGCTGGAGAAAGATGGTATGGATGTGACGGTGGATTTCGGGGGCACCCGGCGCCGAGCCCGCGCCGACCTCACGCCGGACATCGTTGTCGGGGAATACGCGCTCGTTCACGCGGGCTTTGTGATTCAGAAGCTGGACGCAGCCGAAGCCGAGCGAACGCTAGAGTACTTGAGAGAGATGGGGGAACATGCACCTGACTGA
- the hypD gene encoding hydrogenase formation protein HypD — MHLTEPFGDRALTQPLVERMMSLAERLSPRQVRLMEVCGSHTMSFFRTGVRSLLPDNVTLLSGPGCPVCVTPNRELDQMIALASLPNVTVATFGDMLRVPGSRSSLVQARTSGADVRVVYSPMDALTFAEADPSREVVFLGVGFETTAPTVAATVLEAARRDLRNFSVLVAHKLVPPALRALLTSGEVRIDAFILPGHVSTIIGAQPYAFLESEFGIPSVIAGFLPTDLLEGVVGCLELVAYDQAEVRNRYARFVRERGNVAAKSVLEETFEPCDAEWRGFGVIPESGLRLRPHLRRFDALERFTLDLPEPREVHGCLCGEVLKGMVSPDECKLFGTACSPENPIGPCMVSSEGACAAHYKYGAHRAVKV; from the coding sequence ATGCACCTGACTGAACCCTTCGGCGACCGGGCCTTGACGCAACCGCTGGTGGAGCGGATGATGTCGCTTGCAGAGCGGCTGTCGCCGCGCCAGGTCCGACTGATGGAAGTGTGCGGCTCGCATACGATGTCGTTCTTCCGAACCGGTGTGCGGTCGCTGCTGCCCGACAACGTGACCCTGCTGTCCGGCCCTGGCTGCCCCGTGTGCGTCACGCCGAATCGCGAGCTGGACCAGATGATCGCGCTCGCCAGCCTGCCGAACGTGACGGTGGCCACCTTCGGCGACATGCTCCGTGTCCCTGGCTCTCGCTCCAGCCTCGTCCAAGCACGAACGTCGGGAGCCGATGTTCGGGTGGTCTACTCGCCCATGGACGCCCTGACGTTCGCCGAGGCAGACCCCTCGCGCGAAGTCGTTTTCCTCGGTGTGGGCTTCGAGACCACCGCGCCGACTGTGGCGGCGACGGTCCTGGAGGCCGCGCGACGCGACCTGCGCAACTTCAGCGTTTTGGTCGCCCACAAGCTCGTCCCCCCGGCCCTGCGCGCCCTGCTCACGAGCGGCGAGGTGCGGATTGACGCATTCATCCTGCCTGGACACGTGTCCACAATCATCGGTGCGCAGCCCTACGCGTTCCTGGAGTCCGAGTTCGGTATCCCGTCCGTCATCGCAGGCTTCCTTCCGACCGACTTGCTGGAGGGGGTCGTCGGGTGCCTAGAGCTCGTCGCGTACGACCAGGCTGAGGTGCGAAACCGGTATGCCCGTTTCGTTCGTGAGCGCGGGAACGTCGCAGCCAAATCGGTGTTGGAGGAGACCTTCGAGCCCTGCGACGCCGAGTGGCGCGGCTTCGGGGTGATCCCCGAGAGCGGGCTCAGGCTGCGACCCCACCTCCGCCGTTTCGATGCTCTGGAGCGGTTCACGCTGGACCTTCCGGAGCCACGGGAGGTGCATGGCTGCCTCTGCGGCGAAGTGCTGAAGGGTATGGTCTCGCCCGATGAGTGCAAGCTGTTCGGTACGGCCTGCTCGCCGGAGAACCCCATCGGCCCTTGCATGGTATCCAGCGAGGGAGCCTGCGCCGCGCACTACAAGTACGGTGCCCACCGAGCGGTCAAGGTGTAG
- the hypE gene encoding hydrogenase expression/formation protein HypE, translated as MRNKTVTTAHGSGGKASRELLESVFLPHLPSRLLAPLSDQALLPRPEGRVAFTTDSFVVKPLFFPGGDIGKLAVCGTVNDLAVGGAVPNYLACSFILEEGLPVADLQRVVRSLAETAREAGVEVVTGDTKVVERGAADGMFITTTGLGVVPDGLDIGAHRIEVGDVLLLSGHLADHGITLFCLREGIDLASDAVSDCAPLGELCSRLVSAAGDGLHAMRDPTRGGLATAVVEMANSAGVSVEMDEAAIPVRDAVRSACEVLGFDPLTVANEGKVVAFVSEDVAPAALEALRSHPLGRDAAVIGHVVPSLDGLVWLNTPIGGQRIVDLPAGELLPRIC; from the coding sequence ATGCGAAACAAGACGGTCACCACCGCGCACGGAAGCGGCGGCAAAGCCTCACGCGAACTGCTGGAGAGCGTATTCCTGCCCCATCTGCCCAGCCGTCTGCTTGCCCCACTGAGCGACCAGGCGCTCCTCCCACGACCCGAAGGCCGTGTGGCTTTCACGACGGATTCGTTCGTGGTAAAGCCGCTCTTCTTCCCCGGAGGCGACATCGGCAAGCTGGCGGTGTGCGGCACGGTGAACGACCTCGCGGTCGGCGGAGCAGTGCCGAACTACCTGGCGTGCTCCTTCATCCTCGAAGAGGGTCTGCCCGTAGCCGACCTGCAACGCGTCGTGCGCTCGTTGGCGGAGACGGCGCGAGAGGCAGGCGTCGAAGTGGTGACCGGCGACACGAAGGTTGTGGAGCGAGGGGCGGCGGACGGGATGTTCATCACCACCACGGGACTGGGCGTGGTGCCCGACGGCTTGGACATAGGCGCGCACCGAATCGAGGTCGGGGACGTGCTGCTGCTCTCGGGGCACCTCGCGGATCACGGCATCACACTCTTCTGTCTGCGAGAGGGGATTGACCTCGCGTCGGATGCGGTGAGCGACTGCGCGCCACTCGGTGAGCTTTGCTCCCGGTTGGTGTCGGCGGCGGGCGACGGCCTGCACGCAATGCGAGACCCGACTCGCGGTGGACTGGCAACCGCTGTGGTGGAAATGGCCAACTCGGCGGGAGTGTCGGTGGAGATGGACGAGGCGGCGATACCCGTGCGAGATGCGGTTCGATCGGCGTGCGAGGTGCTGGGTTTTGACCCGCTGACGGTCGCGAACGAGGGCAAGGTGGTGGCGTTCGTCTCGGAGGACGTGGCGCCTGCGGCGCTGGAGGCGCTTCGCTCGCATCCGCTCGGGCGGGATGCAGCGGTCATCGGGCACGTGGTCCCGAGCCTGGACGGACTGGTGTGGCTGAACACCCCCATCGGCGGGCAGCGCATCGTAGACCTCCCCGCCGGAGAACTCCTGCCAAGGATTTGCTGA
- a CDS encoding aldo/keto reductase family protein — protein sequence MEYRRLGKWGVRVSEVGLGSWLTFGGSLDEANSEKVILHAYENGINFFDTANAYYKGAAEQVLGKTLKALPRESLFVATKVFFPMDKGPNDRGLSRKHVFEQCHASLKRLQMEYIDLYQCHRPDPDTPIEETVAVMSDLIRQGKILYWGVSEWRPVDIADACHLARQMGGYPPVSNQPIYNMLERYIEEQVIPVSEREGLGQVVFSPLAQGVLTGKYLPGHAPPADSRAADDKSNIFMGRLLEHDLLERVQKLKPIASDLGLSMAQLALAWCLRQPNVSSVIIGATKVEQVTDNLGASGVKLSAEVLQRIDDVLGVWKS from the coding sequence ATGGAATATCGCAGGCTGGGTAAGTGGGGAGTTAGGGTGAGCGAGGTTGGCCTAGGGAGTTGGCTGACATTCGGTGGATCGCTGGACGAGGCCAACTCGGAGAAGGTCATACTTCACGCCTACGAAAACGGCATCAACTTCTTCGATACTGCCAACGCCTACTACAAGGGCGCGGCGGAGCAGGTGCTGGGAAAGACGCTGAAAGCCCTTCCGCGCGAGAGTCTCTTCGTGGCGACCAAGGTGTTCTTCCCGATGGACAAGGGGCCCAACGACCGGGGATTGTCGCGCAAGCACGTGTTCGAGCAGTGCCACGCCAGCTTGAAGCGTCTTCAGATGGAGTACATAGACCTCTACCAGTGTCACCGTCCGGACCCCGACACGCCCATCGAGGAGACGGTGGCCGTGATGTCCGACCTCATTCGGCAAGGCAAGATTCTGTACTGGGGCGTAAGTGAGTGGAGGCCCGTGGACATCGCCGATGCCTGCCATCTCGCCCGCCAGATGGGCGGCTACCCCCCAGTCAGCAACCAGCCCATCTACAACATGCTGGAGCGGTACATCGAGGAGCAGGTGATCCCTGTCTCCGAACGCGAGGGGTTGGGCCAGGTTGTCTTCTCGCCTCTCGCACAGGGAGTGCTGACCGGCAAGTATCTGCCCGGCCACGCCCCGCCCGCGGACAGCCGGGCCGCGGACGACAAGTCCAATATCTTCATGGGCAGGCTGCTGGAGCACGACCTGCTGGAAAGGGTGCAGAAGCTGAAGCCGATCGCGTCCGACCTCGGGCTCTCGATGGCTCAGCTGGCCCTGGCATGGTGTCTCCGGCAGCCGAACGTCTCCAGTGTCATCATCGGCGCGACCAAGGTGGAGCAGGTGACAGACAACCTCGGTGCATCTGGTGTCAAACTTTCGGCGGAAGTGCTCCAGCGCATTGATGACGT